The genomic interval TATAAATTCCTCTGCAGGAtgaaaaaattaacaacttgaaaaaaaataaaattcaaatgtcAAGATTTGAGATTGTGCTAGTATAAAACCTTGAAAATTGTTGATTctatttcaaattttatcaaaGTCCTTTCTTGTCTTCTTTCAGGAAAGAAAAATGGCTACAAGTACGTGCAAAGTTTCATCTGAAGTTAGAGTTGGATTCAAAGTCATCAAGAAATGCTGGGTTCAAAAATCTCACCAAACGAACTATGTTATGTTTTCGTACGGTAACCATAGCAAAGAATGCATTTCACTGTGACTGCGTAGTGAAAGAAGTTAACAGTACCATTGCATATGATGTCGGCTCTGCAACCTCATGGATCTGTTGGGTCGGTAGATTTGATAAGAGAGGATGTCCCAGCATGGTGGCACACTTCAAAAACAAAACTCAGGAAAATAGAGCTGAGTCAGAAACAAACATCGATAAACTTAATCTGTATCTCGTCAGTCAGGGACATCCCAGAGTTTCTCACAACTATGTAGTTGGTAAAGATGCTAAAATCCTGTCTGCTATGTACCCAGATTTGTATAAATCCGACCTGTATCCAGTATTTTGCCAAGAACCTTTCCCTAAAGATTCGGCTCATAAGTCCATAAGTCTTCCTGATATGCAGGGTGTACCAATAGATGGTACAAATTCTTCTCAGGAGCATTCTGCTAAATCCATGGAAGACAGTCCGCGAAGGAAGAGTGCTATCGGATTAGAGAATTCCAGGGTAGATTATGTGATTACCGCAACTCAGCCAAATTCAAGCCAAGTCTCAGGAGCGgaaaaccatggcaacaacacaaatcaaaataattgtgtCAAGTATAATGAAGATGAGGAGACGAAACCTTTTGAACTTCATCATGCCATTATTAATGGTGATGCTAGTGATATTGATGACTTTGAATTAATTCTAAGACATCTCTTTAGACAACTTACATTTGGAACGCACCACTATTACCACCTACACAACACTCCTATGGTTGTAATGGAACCACCAAACATGTCCAAGGACTCCAGAGATAAACTGGTGCAAATGATGtttgaaaagttgaaaataCCAAGGTATGGGGAgctgtagtcttggttacctaGACTTGTtgcgggggtgggggggggggggggggtgggggggtggggggggggtggtcgTCGCTTAATGGATGCCACCCCAGAGAGTCCTGAGAAATAGTAATATTGGTAACTGCTGCTATTGATTAGGATGCATGAAATATAAGAAAGTTCACTGCCTAGATTGTGATGTGAGTGTCATTCATGGCAATCCAAACTCCTGTGTCAGATGTTTGACAGGCAACACCAACAGATACTGTTAATTTCAGATCATGTAATTTTTCTAACTCAGTGTATGGCCTTATTCCCATGATTCATATGTCCTAATTGACAGTGGAATTCACATATATTTCTATTACAGTGCCCAGACTCTGGGGGTGTTAGCTTTAAGCGAGTGTCCTCAATGATGAGTGTGAGTTACCAAGATTAGGGGAGGagtgactacatgtacatgtaaagtcacCTGCAAATACATATTCATTATTCTTTTATTATCCATTTTACAGATACAGTAGACCCTCGCTAACTCGCGGGTGTCCGGGTCCATCAAGAAACCCGCGACTTAGCGAGGGCCGCGACTTAGCGAGgtgctcattatatattcataaccacacaTTAACACACGTCACACGTCAGCTTTTCTTCATTCTTCAGTAATGTGcagatgaaactagtactgtacattaTCGTACAATTATGtgactctcaaagcatcaatcgcggctagactttcttttttgttttttgcacggtcgacaaactaacagtacaacttacaagctcacgcctgacggccatggtagggccaagaaatgctgttgaatttccggttgcggaagtgcagttttgacttttatatcatcgaataacgggatttgttttatatattctaaaacaacaactaattttttatgtttctcagtacagtaacattcctaaatgatggggttgagttgagaaatcgcaaggttcggcaacacgtggcgtgatgcatgatgtcggtagatatataaacatagagacgcaagtgatgaacgtattcagttattcgtagaccgaaatttcgttatataaatgacgttttcatcaaaattttgaagaaacaaaacgtttttaggtgacttctaaatcaatcaaatcaaacgatatattaatgcgagacaagctttagtttttaatttgtttttttttggacaatgttcgaattcgacTGACGTATCCTGCGACTCGAttctaacacgatcaatgcaccgttcaccagccagacgaaaatggtcgacgtgcttgttgactagccgagaagtgcataatGAACTTGTGAatgtgaggcagtccgaataaatagaaggCGATTGCTAACATCAAAGTCGAACCGCGACACCTTTTCATCGAAACACCAACGAGTTTGAAATTGGCAGGCGtgccatttgtttaaaaaaatacacaaagaggAGTTCCGAAAACAATAggaaaactaaagaaaaaatggGATCCAAGGTGACACCCGCGACTTAGCCGAATCCGCGACTTACCGAGGCGCGAGTTAGCGAGGGCCCActgtatttacaaaacaattttataaggaatatacatgtataaaccagCATAATTCTAAGTTTACAATGgtaaaattaatatatcaaatattggGTCTAAGTTGTATATAACCCAGACAAATCTCCATGATCTAATTTTAAAAAGGAAAAGGAGAGTCTGACATTACATTCACTGTTGTCCTCAAGACTGGTCCACTATGAAATGTGCTTGGAGAAACACACTTGTTTCtagtttgtatatatctataatttcaataaactcaagcaaatgaaaaaaacataatAATTTCATCAACAATTTTGTAAGTTGAATGGTTTTCTAAATTGAATGTATGAGAAGaattgacatgtatatgtacattaacagTAATTGTACtcaaacatgtacaatatactagaaATAGAAGATGGTTTTTATACTTTGCTATACTACTGCTACTGGTACATAGCAAAGGCAACATTGTCACATTCTTTACATCTCACCTAGCACCAAAATATGTAAAGGCACTAAATGTTTCAATTCAGTAACTGTATTAGCTTCTCATGTATAAGTTTACCAAAACTGTAAATAAATGAGATTTGTAAGTCATGAAAGTATTTTGATTCTGGAGTTACCAACAAACAACtatttattttgtgtctatctttttTGCTGACAGGTTTTGTCTACACAACAAGGCAGTGTCCCTGGCACCTTGCCTAGGTCTGAATACATACCTGGTGATAGACAGTGGTTCTCATTCTACAGTGGTTAGTCCAGTCAttgatatgcatgtacatagaCAGGCTGTACAGTTCAAACCTGTAGGAGGGTACCATGTCTCCTATTTACTGGCTGACTTTGTCACCAAGAAAGGACTTATTGACAAGGTGAGTAGTGCAAAAGGCACAATGAATCAATGACAACACCAGTCAAGTCGGTATTTTTAGCTAGATAGCCAAGTTTCTAGGCTTGCAGAAAGACAAATAAAAGAAAGGATATGAAAACCAAGTTTGTTAGTGAAGAAATATTGAGAGaatgtacaattttgtaaaTAGTTATATTCCTTATATTTTATCAATGTAAAATTGAAGAGAAGTAAAACAGATTGGTAGATAATGTCCTGTTATGGTTGATAATACAACTAGATGCCAATACCTAGCCTCCCCCTATACAACAACACTCAGagtgactcattttcaccagccTAAGGAGTGACTCCCTAGTCTGATGAAAATGAGTATCTATTATTGGATCCCTGCACTGTTCTACATATCACCAGTACATATACTCCTTGCTTATACCCATGAATGCTGTGATGGCAAGGTTCTCTTATAAGAGAAAACAGACTGTAAGTTTGTGCATTAAATCATGTTGCCATGAACTACTCCGTGCTCAGCAGTTTACCTAAGATCCTTCATATGAGCTCAAGTCATGCTATTCTTGTAAACAAGATTTAATTTTTAGCCTTGATCCAATAGTTCCTATATtcctttatttcatttcatcccATTGTAACACTTATGATAACATGACAGCTTCTCTCAATTACAGATACCAGTAGATATTTTCAAAACCAAATTATCAATGATGATAACTTGATGGGCTTCTCTTTCTTCCACAGGTATCTTATTGGTCGATAGTTTTGATTCTGTGTGTAATCACTGGTGATAACTTAACAACCCTTCTCTCTCTTCCACAGGTACTGGTAGATAGTTTTGATTCCAGGGCAGTGAAAGAAGAATGCTTTGTATCTTACAATCCTACtgtagaaagaaaaaaacaccacTCACCTAGGACAGTATGTGTACAGAAACCTGGGTAAATAATCACAATTTATTCTTGTTATCAAAGTTACAAGCATATTGACATTGTCCCAGTCTTATGGGAAGTTCCAACCTtctgaacctgtttactgagatgatggtaaacacatcaaaatacccagcactgtatctcacattagaagtaaatttttatcactTTATCAACATTGAAGACATAAAAGTTTTCGAAACTTGGTTTgatgtgtgaaaatgaagttcagcaatcgctttgacaccagaccccctccATCCTAAATGAATAAAGTTTGCTTATTGAGATTGTGTGACACTGTGCAATCATCCCTAAAGTCTTCCATTATCTAAACATAGTTACCTGTACATTTGCttacaaatcaaaacaaatatgttGCAAACAAAGTTATAACAGCACAAGTCAGTAAATTAAATGAAGTCAGTAAATTATATTTAAGGTTTTAAGATATTAATTTACCCTGGTTGactatttttttcttatttaGTGTTACCCTAATCTTTATCATGCTTGATTTCTACattactgttttttttctcaacTAATATTTACTtctgtacaaacaaataccccttttgagaaagaggattaaccaGTATGCTCTAGTATATGATGAGACCAAATAATTTCATGAGGTACTGTAAAGATATTTTGTAAGAGTAGCTGAATTACTTTTATTCTCAATTTGATTACAGAGGACTAAAAGCCTTGAAAGAAACTCACAAAGTTGATATTGGAACTGAACGTTACCTAGCATGTGAAGATATGTATCTACACTTAGACCTGCCAACTATGATACATGATGCAGTCCATGCATGTCGGCCTGCCTTACATAGATCACTCTTATCCAGACTCATACTGACTGGTGGTAATACGCAGCTGACTGGCTTTGCTAATAGACTTACCAGGGACCTAAAGGTGCTCATGCCTAAATATGCAGATGTGATCCATATTGTACAACCTGCTACCAATGTCTTATCCAGGGCTCTGAATGCTTGGACGGTTCATTACAAAGCAGCTCCCCTAGCTTACTGTGAATGGATCAGTAAGGAagagtacattgtacatggagTAGAAGTGTTTGACCATTTACAACACAGAGACACTGATAAAGATGTTGGTGAGGTTCAGTTTTCTGATCCCTACCAACATCAAGCCTGAAATCAACCAGGAATGAAACCTTCCACCCCTAGTCCATAGTAGAGTGTTCAAGCATACATTAGGAATATTCTATTGATATGGATTAATGGGTTGGTACAGGTCAAGATGAGAGATCATTAATGTTTCTGTTGAAATGAGTTTCATTTCTCTACTGACAAAA from Glandiceps talaboti chromosome 3, keGlaTala1.1, whole genome shotgun sequence carries:
- the LOC144432655 gene encoding uncharacterized protein LOC144432655 → MVAHFKNKTQENRAESETNIDKLNLYLVSQGHPRVSHNYVVGKDAKILSAMYPDLYKSDLYPVFCQEPFPKDSAHKSISLPDMQGVPIDGTNSSQEHSAKSMEDSPRRKSAIGLENSRVDYVITATQPNSSQVSGAENHGNNTNQNNCVKYNEDEETKPFELHHAIINGDASDIDDFELILRHLFRQLTFGTHHYYHLHNTPMVVMEPPNMSKDSRDKLVQMMFEKLKIPRFCLHNKAVSLAPCLGLNTYLVIDSGSHSTVVSPVIDMHVHRQAVQFKPVGGYHVSYLLADFVTKKGLIDKVLVDSFDSRAVKEECFVSYNPTVERKKHHSPRTVCVQKPGGLKALKETHKVDIGTERYLACEDMYLHLDLPTMIHDAVHACRPALHRSLLSRLILTGGNTQLTGFANRLTRDLKVLMPKYADVIHIVQPATNVLSRALNAWTVHYKAAPLAYCEWISKEEYIVHGVEVFDHLQHRDTDKDVGEVQFSDPYQHQA